ctgcgcgcgcgcctcgccgcggGGCTCCGGTGGGACGAGCGGTGGGTGGTGTTCGTCGGGCCCTACGAGCACCACTCCAACCTGCTGTCGTGGCGGCGCAgcctcgccgacgtcgtcgagatcggcctcgtcggcgacgggctcgtcgacgtcgccgcgctccgccgcgcgctcgcctcgccgcagTACGCCGACCGCCCCATGCTCGGCTCCTTCTCGGCGTGCAGCAACGTCACCGGCATCGTCGTCGACACGAGAGAGATCGCGCGCGTCCTGCACCAGCACGGCGCCTTCGCTTGCTTCGACTTCGCCGCCAGGTAACGTGGACCCAAACTTgctcaaaattcaaattcaactgaACTTGTACCGTACCATATATGTGACCTAAACTCTTAGCACATTTTGTGTAGTGGTCCTCATGTGAAAATTGACATGAAGTCCGGCGAAATCGATGGCTATGATGCGGTGTTCTTGAGCCCCCACAAATTTATCGGGGGGCCGGGTACGCCAGGTATCCTTCTTATGAACAAATCGTTGTATCGGCTCAATTCTCAGCCTCCCTCAACATGCGGGGGTGGCACCGTGAACTATGTCAATGGCTTCAATGAGGAGGTGAGaactgaaataaaaaaaatcaagtcaaATATGTCATAGTTCACGCGTCAATGTCCAATATATTGACTATTTCAAGACGCATGACTTGTAGGATACATTGTACTATGATGACAttgaggagagagaggatgccGGTACACCAGCGATAATACAAAAGATCCGTGCATCCCTTGCATTTTGGGTCAATGAGTACATTGGATATGACACGATAGACCTACACGAACAAATATACACTGAAATGGCCATGAAAAGGCTAGTGGACAATCCAAATGTTAAAGTGCTAGGAAACACAAGCGCGAACCGCCTACCGATATTTTCATTCCTCATCTACCCTCCTATGGTAGATTCATTTTTTCATGGGGATGATAGATTGGCGATCGTGAGGCGCAAAAGGCTTCCTCTCCATGGACGATTTGTCACTAAGCTTCTTAACGATCTTTTTGGCATCCAAGCAAGGGGAGGTTGTGCTTGTGCAGGCCCTTATGGCAACATCTTGCTCGAAATCAATAACGAGCTTTCTCTTCGCATACGCTCTGCACTTGTTGAGGTACGATCAAATTGTCTCACGATCATGTTTAAATCTCAACAACACGGCATCATGGTGCTAATATAATATACTGTTCATggtcatgattttttttaggggTATCTTGGACTTAAGCCCGGGTGGACCAGGTTGAGTTTTGCTTACTACATCTCCAAAGAGGAATTCAAATTCATCCTAGATGCCATTGAGTTTTTAGCAGCATATGGTCATCGATTCCTCTCGTTGTACAAGTTCGATTGGAGGAGCAGTAACTGGACGTTCAGTAAACAGGCAGCCAAGGAGTTATCTGCTGCCACTGGTGTGCTTTTAGGTGAAGATCTCCAGTTCAAGGCTGAAGATAAATCAGATAATAATAAACCCGAGCCAAATCATACAAAATTTGCAACATATATGGAGAATGCCAAGAGAATTGCACTCTCCTTGCCGGATATCAATCAACAAATTATTAGTATTCCCCAAGGAGTAGACCctgatattattatttttcatgtATAGTTGATATTTTGGGTATAGTATAATGTTATGATTAGCAAATTAAGTATGTATTGTATAGTGATGTGCCGTGTGCTTTTTAATTTGTAGATGGTAATTGCCCCAAATTGTATTGATGTCATCAGAGTGTAAAGTTGCAATTGGTTTCGATCAAAATAGTGTTTGCGGAAAATTCAAGCCATATATGTTGCTTTCCGTCTCTCTGTTTCAGCCACAGTTCTAATTTTAAACTTCTTTGTGATGATATGAGAAAAACATTGGGTGTATGACGTCCAAAGATTTTGACTTTAGCTTTATATATAGTTTGCTAACAGACTTTTATACTGCAGAAAGATCAcaatctttttatttaattcttaCAATTACTTCCTACAATAtccttgttttatttaaaatttatttatccTCCAAGAAATCACAGCTGACCCTTGAATTGATCAATGATCAGCTGATGATTACACACATAAAAGTGTCTTGTGTTTCAGGCGAAAATTTGAGCAGTGACTATGAAACTAATGGCATGAACATTGCTTGTATCCTCTtgcagcagccatggcaaaaaaaaaaaaaagaaaattactccctccgtctcaaaacaaacaaatataatatagaatgtgacacatcataatactataaatctaatTCAGATTCATTTGTTCTAGATAGGATGTGTCATATTCCGTTCtaagtttatttattttaaaatgaaagGAGAATGAATCTATGTAGATTTGGATGGTTTTGAGGTACTGCTTGCTCAATGCACACGGTGGTCTCACTAGGCCCACGCTTGctctcctttttctccctttctctcgGTGGATCCTCTTTCTCTCAATTGACGCTTTTGATCCACGTTTTTCCGTTTATCTCTGTTAAACCTCTTCATCTCAACTGAGGCAATCAGATCTTCTACATGGTACGTTGACACCCTATGAGGCTCCTCCTAGCCTCTACGGGAACATTAAAGCTTAGATGGCAGCTAGGGGCACGAAGCCGAGGACACACGTTGTTAATGGCCTAGTAATGATCAAATATACCTTTGTGGTATAATTTGGGGCGATAAATGGGCTTATTTGGTTGCTGCCCTGAGAAGAATACGCCTGGCCTGAGAAGTGTACGAAGCCATCACCACCCATGTCGCTACTCGTTTGAAGCCAGCGCCACAGCTTGCTTCTGAAGCCGCTACATTCCATCGCCACGTGGAGCTGCCGTCAAGATGCCTTGTTGGATCCCGTCATCTCTACTGCTGCGCTTCATTGGATCTCACTATCTGCGTAAAGCAGCCGCTGTGGCGCAAAGACGTCGCTAAGACCAGTCCCAACCCAaaacactagacatagtttccataaactccacatcatcaagaaactagtattagacactactctttcaaTGCAAATACCACTTTTTCATAcataaatttaatgctacttatctcgtataatgtcttggatgttgtgtagaaatcaTGTCTCATGTAAGACCtggtttctttctcttttctcatttattcactagccacattattttttatcctaggtgataatttatttaatgctatgtaCATTATCGTATTCATTAGATTGGAAATGGCCTAATCCCACCACGAATCATTGCATTGATTGAAGCTGTCGGTAAGAAACCGAAAGAAATCTGATGGAAAAgtcgatttggggattttttttcccatgtgttctcttttctttcttccttgaTGCTGTTCTTTTTCCCTGGCATGCAAACAATTTGTTTCTGGATAGCTGTGTGCTAGTAGATGGATTCTAATTGGACCAATGTGGTCCTGTATCCGTGCCACAATTTGGTTCTTCCCATTTCTGTGTTAGCATTAACCATCTAAAGCCTAATCATATTTTTGTTCTCTCAGGCAGCTCTGTGCAACCAAACAAGCAAAGTGTTAGGCTGCCTGGCCAGACAAATTTCATCTGCTTCTCACATGCTTCTCAGGCTTGTAAATATCTCAGGCATGGTGCTCagggcaccaaccaaacaagCTCATTGTCTTTGGGCCAGCGCAGCCTGTAGCAGTGTGGCCCAGATCAGGATCAAAATTTCTTGGGCCCCTGTAATTAGACGGCACTAGAGGAGCGCGAATggctttcctttttttctttatttttttgacaGGATATTTTGTACTGTCACGTGATGGTGTAACAAAGAGAGACAGACACAAAGACAGCCGCAAGAAAAGGCCAGATGAGCCAGCGATGCGTGTCTGACTGCCTAATGAGCGAGACGAGTCGCATGCAGGAGATGCCGCCCCGGGAAGAGGAAGGAAATGGATCCATGCCAATACATCTCCTTTTCAAAATACATGATGTCGTCGATTTTTCTCACGACGGTTGATTATTCgttttatcaaaaatttaatataaatatataaaattataagttaatattatattttatttgataataaaaaaatcacaacaaaaataaatagtatttatattttttaataagacgaaagatCAAAAGGTTATGAGAAAAGTCAACGATatcatatattttgaaatatattttgaaatggagtaGTAGGTTACTTGTTTTTTTTGGCATGCACAAATGATGGAAAGATCTCAATTCTCAGTGCATGCGAAAGTGGTTGCAATATAATGTGAACAATAGACAATAATAATCCTATATATCCACGCGTGGAAAAGCCACAAACTGATATATGAATGCTAGGGATTATCTTTTTCGTTTTTAAGTGAAAACTGCTCCTCGTCGACTATCGAGACCAGAAACCGATGACTTTGGACCAGTACGACAAAAAACAAACTGAAACCGATCGATTTTTCACAAACCAACGTACGACCAGCGGTATTCAGAAAACATGCATAGCGGTTTAGATTGGATGcctaaggccttgttcggttactAGGGATTTAATCCCCAAGGAGAATCAATCCAGGGAGGGATTGAGTGAATCCCTCTCATGTCACTTAATCCCTGTTTGGGATGAATCCCTCCCTACCCACTAATCCCCCTCTCAAATCCATGT
This genomic window from Oryza sativa Japonica Group chromosome 12, ASM3414082v1 contains:
- the LOC107277762 gene encoding uncharacterized protein, which gives rise to MPSLQTAAAEAVVDEAVVAGKGGAMPTSTQDLLFRPCPTTTLLTLLRDTSEKRAAAAEQKMEWLRSQLVGKDVEFDTPFGRHLLTYADHTASGRSLRYIEDYLLNEVLPFYGNTHTEDSHVGRKMTRLMHRAARYVKRCMGGGAGDALLFCGAGTTAAIKRLQEVMGVAAPSAAAPLRARLAAGLRWDERWVVFVGPYEHHSNLLSWRRSLADVVEIGLVGDGLVDVAALRRALASPQYADRPMLGSFSACSNVTGIVVDTREIARVLHQHGAFACFDFAASGPHVKIDMKSGEIDGYDAVFLSPHKFIGGPGTPGILLMNKSLYRLNSQPPSTCGGGTVNYVNGFNEEDTLYYDDIEEREDAGTPAIIQKIRASLAFWVNEYIGYDTIDLHEQIYTEMAMKRLVDNPNVKVLGNTSANRLPIFSFLIYPPMVDSFFHGDDRLAIVRRKRLPLHGRFVTKLLNDLFGIQARGGCACAGPYGNILLEINNELSLRIRSALVEGYLGLKPGWTRLSFAYYISKEEFKFILDAIEFLAAYGHRFLSLYKFDWRSSNWTFSKQAAKELSAATGVLLGEDLQFKAEDKSDNNKPEPNHTKFATYMENAKRIALSLPDINQQIISIPQGVDPDIIIFHV